In Halictus rubicundus isolate RS-2024b unplaced genomic scaffold, iyHalRubi1_principal scaffold0254, whole genome shotgun sequence, a single window of DNA contains:
- the LOC143364080 gene encoding uncharacterized protein LOC143364080, with translation MYDRHMTVPNTMLNLWLIFMLIQSSRAIIGYDCNGHHLNVTTLSLKTVGDCNIDQVVTKTEEVYIQLLQLSDYSYADIIQCKVVIDRTVSYCGMHSHISAVQNGISEYLESITEEQCRRMHLYGTMYIGRNIYLSNLKDNGTVTRPFMLAGKLNVDGRFQGAQFSDPYGSWDNVIVQAVAKITLRTASVPVQLEANKIMLKSGTVCTFQSGTCLDDDDGYTYWKTYPKTTFKFEQFDVLYEGLASRLTDSINQEEFPAVFALTKGDITFALTKMGETPICGYTLFQTEHPKLFILETIKGRTFIGERKMRVENLDIFTYINSKFVYIEKHIKSQVNNLYKNMLTQKCNLEKQVLTNALTLATIKPDEFARIITKEAGHMALVAGEVIHIIKCVAVEVKIRHTETCFTELPVKHGNKSQFLTPMTHIITNQGTHRDCNQILPVMYEIDQTWHRITPKPIEAVPPQILQPLKEPIWRYVNPSNLATSGIYTQGDLNDLRDHIMFPAEKSAILNSVAQSITGKTLPDGSISIMDMINEETLNKIAENTAEKLWHGFITFGSFSAGMLAVFIIFKFSCTRYTDAVSPCAEQHGIR, from the exons ATGTACGACCGGCACATGACTGTACCGAat ACAATGTTAAACCTCTGGCTAATATTTATGTTGATACAATCCTCGCGTGCCATTATCGGATATGATTGTAATGGACACCACCTAAACGTGACTACCTTATCTCTGAAGACCGTAGGCGACTGTAACATCGATCAAGTTGTTACGAAGACTGAAGAAGTATACATTCAGCTGCTACAACTATCGGATTACAGCTACGCGGACATCATCCAGTGCAAGGTCGTAATAGATAGAACGGTCAGCTACTGCGGTATGCATTCTCATATCTCAGCAGTACAAAACGGGATAAGCGAATACTTAGAATCGATCACAGAAGAACAGTGCAGAAGAATGCACCTGTATGGCACCATGTACATTGGAAGAAACATATACCTCAGCAATTTAAAGGACAATGGCACAGTTACCAGACCTTTCATGCTAGCAGGAAAATTAAACGTCGATGGCAGATTCCAAGGAGCCCAATTTTCAGATCCATATGGATCTTGGGATAACGTCATCGTACAAGCCGTAGCAAAAATAACATTACGAACAGCTTCTGTACCTGTACAATTAGAAGCAAATAAGATAATGTTAAAATCAGGAACCGTATGCACATTTCAAAGCGGAACCTGCCTAGATGACGACGATGGATACACTTATTGGAAAACTTACCCAAAAACCACCTTCAAATTCGAACAATTTGATGTCCTATATGAAGGACTAGCATCAAGACTTACTGACAGCATAAATCAAGAAGAATTCCCGGCAGTATTCGCTTTAACCAAAGGGGACATAACATTTGCACTAACAAAAATGGGGGAAACGCCAATATGCGGATACACCCTATTCCAAACAGAACACCCAAAATTGTTCATTCTCGAAACAATTAAAGGAAGAACATTCATTGGGGAAAGAAAAATGCGAGTAGAAAATCTCGACATTTTTACCTACATAaattcaaaatttgtctacataGAAAAACACATAAAAAGCCAAGTAAACAATCTCTACAAAAACATGCTAACACAAAAATGCAATTTGGAAAAGCAGGTATTAACTAATGCCTTGACATTAGCAACTATAAAACCTGATGAATTTGCCCGAATAATAACAAAAGAGGCAGGACATATGGCCCTTGTGGCTGGAGAAGTAATacacattattaaatgtgtCGCAGTTGAAGTAAAAATTCGACACACCGAAACCTGCTTTACTGAATTGCCTGTCAAACATGGAAATAAGTCGCAGTTCTTAACACCTATGACTCACATCATCACCAACCAAGGAACGCATAGAGATTGTAATCAAATATTACCAGTAATGTATGAAATTGATCAAACTTGGCACAGAATTACACCGAAACCCATAGAAGCTGTACCACCTCAAATACTGCAACCACTTAAAGAACCAATATGGCGATATGTTAATCCATCAAATTTGGCTACCAGTGGAATCTATACTCAAGGTGATCTCAACGATTTAAGAGACCACATCATGTTCCCAGCCGAAAAATCAGCCATACTAAATTCCGTAGCTCAAAGTATAACTGGTAAAACCTTACCAGACGGATCAATTTCCATAATGGACATGATAAACGAGGAAACACTCAACAAAATAGCAGAAAATACAGCCGAAAAATTATGGCACGgattcattacatttggatccttcagtgcaggaatgTTAGCAGTCTTTATAATCTTCAAATTTAGCTGCACTCGCTATACGGATGCAGTTTCACCTTGTGCGGAGCAGCATGGAATTCGCTGA